The DNA window CAGGGCTTGCTCCCCAGCGCGTTGGAGATATTCCACTGCCTTCTCAACATTGCCGCTTCGCCCATAGTGATAAGCAAGTTCACTACATTGCTCTTCCAGGGTCTGTTGCGAGTTCTCGCGACAACAGTCGGCTTCGATTGCTTGCGCTGTGCGCTCGTGGAGGATCTTCCGTTGCTCAGTCAACAGAGAGTTATACGCGACATCCTGGGTCAATGCATGCTTGAAGGTGTATTCCGACTCCGGGAACGCCACCTGCTCATAGACAAACTCACCCGCTTGCAGACGAGAGAGCAACGATAAGAGTTCCGGCTCCGGAATCGTTGCAATACGTTTCACGAGATTGAGCGAGAAGCGTTTGCCAATCACTGCTAGTGTCTGTAGCAAGCTTTTTTCTGGTGCTCCAAGGCGATCAATTCGTGCCGACAAAATGCCTTGTACCGTGGGCGGCAACTGAATTTCGTCGAGAGGTTTTGTCAGCAGCGGCACAGGAAATGGCGCTTTTCCTGCCGCGTCACGTACCAAGACGCCTTGCTCAACCAAAGCCCGAACGATCTCTTCGATGAACAACGGATTGCCTTCGGTCTTCTCTAGCAGGAATTGTTTGATCGGCTCCCGTCCAGGACCATCGCCTAACAACGTGGTCAGTAGTTCTTCTGCCTCTTTTCTTCCCAACGCATCGAGAAGCACGCGATGGTAATAAGTGCGTGTCCCCCAACTGTGCTGATACCCAGGACGATAATTGACGAGCAACAAGATACGGGCTGTCGCGAGACTATCACTCAAGACATCGAGAAATGCTTGGGTTTCATTATCCACCCATTGGAGATCATCAAAAATCAGCAATACTGGCTGATTGAGACTCTCGCGCAAGAGCAGACGCTTGATGGCATCGCGAGTGCGTCGACCAATACTCTGCGAGTCCATTTCGCGCAACTCTGCAGACGTCTCTGCTGGTGACAGCAGCGCAAGAATATACGGCAACGTCTCTTCTAGCGCACGATCAAGGGTTAACACACGGCCAGTGACTTTTTCGGTGCGTCGTCGCTCGTCATCTTGTGGCGTGATCTGGAAATAACTCTTCAGCAGATCGATCAACGGCAAATAGGGATACGCCATACCATGTGAAACAGAAAACGTTTCCAAGACCAAGCAGTGCTTCTGGGATAAGAGTTTAAATTCATGGCAGATACGTGACTTCCCAACTCCAGGCTCACCGATGACACCAACGATCTGGCCGTGTCCTTCTTTTGCCGCCAAAAAAGCGCGGTGAATCTGCGCAAGTTCTCCCTGTCGCCCAACAAACTGAGAGAAGCCTCGTTTGGCAGAAAGCTGCAGACGAGTCTGTAGTGGCCCAACACCACGAACTTCGTAGATCGGCACCGGTTCGCTCGCACCTTTGACAGTAGCAACACCAAGCGACTGACAGTCAAAATAACCATCAACCAACTTGTGAGTATTCTCACTAATGATGATCGAACCTGGCGTAGCCAGATTTTCCATACGGGCAGCAATGTTGGTGGAATGTCCGACCGGAACGTAATCAGTATGAAGATCGTCGGTACGAATTGAACGAACCACCACTTCACCGGTGTTGATACCAACACGCATTTGCAGCGGTACGCCTTTCTCTAGTCGCAGCTTATCGGAGTATTGCTTCATCTCGTTCTGCATGCGTAAGGCAGCATACAGAGCGCGCTGAGCGTGATCTTCGTGCGCAATCGGCGCACCAAACAGGGCGAAGATGCCATCGCCAAGAGACTGAGCGA is part of the Deltaproteobacteria bacterium genome and encodes:
- a CDS encoding zinc-ribbon domain-containing protein; its protein translation is MRCLQCQHENREGAKFCEECGNKLELACPSCGTTLRANAKFCDNCGTRIEGSSGVRRPASQVQPPSLNSQSPASYTPAYLAERIIAEQAAMVARGAPEGERKTITALFADIKGSTALIEELDPEEARDIVDPVLALMMEAVHRYEGYVAQSLGDGIFALFGAPIAHEDHAQRALYAALRMQNEMKQYSDKLRLEKGVPLQMRVGINTGEVVVRSIRTDDLHTDYVPVGHSTNIAARMENLATPGSIIISENTHKLVDGYFDCQSLGVATVKGASEPVPIYEVRGVGPLQTRLQLSAKRGFSQFVGRQGELAQIHRAFLAAKEGHGQIVGVIGEPGVGKSRICHEFKLLSQKHCLVLETFSVSHGMAYPYLPLIDLLKSYFQITPQDDERRRTEKVTGRVLTLDRALEETLPYILALLSPAETSAELREMDSQSIGRRTRDAIKRLLLRESLNQPVLLIFDDLQWVDNETQAFLDVLSDSLATARILLLVNYRPGYQHSWGTRTYYHRVLLDALGRKEAEELLTTLLGDGPGREPIKQFLLEKTEGNPLFIEEIVRALVEQGVLVRDAAGKAPFPVPLLTKPLDEIQLPPTVQGILSARIDRLGAPEKSLLQTLAVIGKRFSLNLVKRIATIPEPELLSLLSRLQAGEFVYEQVAFPESEYTFKHALTQDVAYNSLLTEQRKILHERTAQAIEADCCRENSQQTLEEQCSELAYHYGRSGNVEKAVEYLQRAGEQALRRSARDEASNHFAGALELLRTLPRSPQRINRELQLLIVRGGALITGKGYRVPEVEHIFNEVRELLPQAEESSQLLPVLMGLWRFVIVRGEYQTSHAIAERLRHLTRGLQETEVLLPAHFALGFSAFRLGHFQNARQHLETCVSLRLEKQPQSRFESLVYRVSMGGMDPRVGSLSWLAWVSWYLGYPDRALQRSQEACLLARELELAISEAAANHFAAAVRRLCRDPHAVLEHEEKVIAIATEREAPQWLASGTFLRGWALADLGQYEEGIAIMQQGLAGWRAMGSDQLGQPSIMLADMYRRAGKASEGLRLVNMAMSELQRSGERWWEAELYRIEGELLLVSIETGMEPEAEQCFFKAITTARQQDAKSLELRATMSLCRLWHKQGKSEDARELLTNIYGWLTEGFETGDLQEAKVLLDELVSGVRRPASSVEH